A genomic region of Pseudomonas frederiksbergensis contains the following coding sequences:
- a CDS encoding phage antirepressor KilAC domain-containing protein, whose translation MERTLAQTAAQLGLTRPKLIALMREKGLLKGNLPADPKRDKAYLRVKDSPWYDEKYGLQYSQSTRVKQAGIRWLAEQLDIDLPAIPADRRDVA comes from the coding sequence ATGGAACGCACCCTAGCCCAAACAGCCGCTCAACTCGGCCTCACTCGCCCCAAACTGATCGCTCTCATGCGGGAAAAAGGTTTGCTCAAGGGAAACCTGCCGGCGGACCCGAAGCGCGACAAAGCGTACCTGCGGGTCAAGGACAGCCCCTGGTATGACGAGAAGTACGGCCTGCAATACAGCCAGTCGACCCGGGTCAAGCAAGCCGGCATCCGCTGGCTGGCCGAGCAGTTGGACATCGATCTTCCTGCCATCCCGGCAGACCGCCGTGACGTGGCCTAG
- a CDS encoding XRE family transcriptional regulator has protein sequence MNTLGARIKQYRKAKGMSQQALAYACGWESQSRIGNYEKGARQPNLHDLQKIATALGVSFPDLVAGKNRSDVESYSDAIQGRIRSEDRLVRDYGRSKDKDQPVSSLVGWAKDGKVPVLSNAQLGNEGFFDTIEPPPGQGEGYLNIHSDDPDAYGIRVMGDSLMPRIKNGEFVLIEPNKRFSSGDEVIVRTSSGKAMIKEFIYLRDGMYRLDSVNTDHETLHIAEQEVEEIHLVGGILKSSRFLHSAALF, from the coding sequence ATGAACACACTCGGCGCACGTATTAAGCAATACCGCAAAGCCAAGGGCATGAGCCAACAAGCCCTTGCTTACGCTTGCGGCTGGGAATCCCAGTCTCGGATAGGTAATTACGAGAAAGGGGCTCGCCAGCCCAACCTCCACGACTTGCAAAAGATAGCGACAGCACTGGGAGTGTCTTTTCCAGACTTGGTAGCAGGAAAAAATCGTTCCGACGTCGAGTCGTACTCAGACGCCATTCAAGGTCGGATTCGGTCTGAAGACCGTCTTGTGAGGGACTACGGAAGATCGAAAGACAAAGACCAACCTGTTAGCAGCCTTGTAGGCTGGGCTAAGGATGGAAAGGTGCCTGTGCTATCAAACGCACAGCTGGGGAATGAGGGCTTCTTCGACACGATAGAACCGCCACCTGGTCAAGGTGAAGGCTACCTAAACATACATAGCGATGACCCAGATGCCTATGGCATAAGAGTCATGGGCGATAGCCTAATGCCCCGCATCAAGAATGGCGAGTTTGTGCTTATAGAGCCGAACAAACGCTTCAGTAGCGGTGACGAGGTCATAGTTCGAACGTCCTCCGGCAAAGCCATGATCAAAGAGTTTATTTATCTCCGCGACGGAATGTACCGGTTGGATAGCGTCAATACCGACCACGAAACTCTTCATATAGCAGAACAAGAGGTGGAGGAAATCCATCTCGTAGGCGGAATACTGAAGTCATCACGCTTTCTACACAGTGCCGCGCTATTCTAA
- a CDS encoding site-specific integrase has translation MGRRPTKPGSIPRLRERKRGNTTYYLYDTGGKPRKEIPLGTDYGLAILEYAKLEKSRVSQALTQTVLTFAYVAELYMNEVVPTKAHATQKDNARELKNLLLFFNDPPAPLEAIEPKHVSQYLRHRGKTAPIRANREKALLSSIWNFARENGYTSLANPCSGVKGNKETGRDIYVEDDVLARAYQHADQPLRDALDLFYLTGQRVADTLKMDERDIKDGKLSVQQGKTGAKRRIEIIGELKIVIDRIMARKAGHKIRSTRLVVIDSGQPMTTSMLRKRFDDAREAAGIPKAEFQMRDLRAKAATDKEESTGSIREARDQLGHTTVGMTEQYIRMRKGMKVTPTK, from the coding sequence ATGGGACGAAGACCAACAAAGCCGGGGAGCATTCCTCGCCTGCGCGAGAGAAAACGCGGCAACACCACCTATTACCTTTATGACACTGGCGGGAAACCACGCAAGGAAATCCCGCTGGGTACAGATTACGGCCTAGCCATCTTAGAGTACGCAAAGCTCGAAAAAAGCCGCGTCTCTCAAGCTCTGACACAAACCGTACTTACCTTTGCTTACGTAGCCGAGCTTTATATGAATGAGGTGGTTCCCACGAAAGCCCATGCCACCCAGAAGGACAACGCGCGCGAACTGAAAAACCTTCTTCTGTTCTTCAACGACCCACCTGCTCCTCTAGAAGCTATCGAACCGAAACATGTCAGCCAGTACCTTCGTCATCGCGGTAAGACAGCCCCTATTCGTGCGAATCGGGAGAAAGCGTTACTCAGTTCCATCTGGAACTTTGCTCGCGAGAATGGCTATACATCTCTGGCAAATCCTTGCTCAGGCGTGAAGGGCAATAAAGAAACCGGTCGCGACATATATGTCGAAGACGACGTACTTGCCAGAGCCTATCAGCATGCCGATCAACCATTGAGAGATGCTTTGGACCTGTTCTATCTGACAGGTCAGAGGGTCGCAGACACATTGAAGATGGATGAGCGAGACATAAAAGACGGGAAGCTTTCCGTCCAGCAAGGCAAGACTGGGGCTAAACGAAGGATCGAGATTATTGGTGAGCTCAAAATCGTAATCGATCGAATCATGGCGCGAAAGGCTGGACACAAAATCAGATCAACACGCCTGGTAGTAATCGACTCTGGGCAGCCGATGACGACCAGCATGCTCAGAAAAAGGTTCGATGACGCGAGGGAAGCAGCCGGGATTCCAAAAGCAGAATTTCAGATGCGTGACCTAAGAGCAAAAGCGGCAACGGATAAGGAGGAGTCAACAGGGAGCATCCGAGAAGCTCGGGACCAGCTTGGGCATACAACCGTCGGGATGACAGAACAGTACATCCGAATGCGAAAGGGGATGAAGGTAACCCCTACGAAGTGA
- a CDS encoding DUF4224 domain-containing protein codes for MNIQFLSHEQVCELTGAKTKAGQITVLKRNGIRHTIKRNGWPCVIASALTGVTTNAPETPTWQPRLVG; via the coding sequence ATGAACATTCAATTTCTTAGCCATGAGCAGGTCTGCGAGTTGACCGGAGCCAAAACTAAAGCCGGTCAAATTACTGTACTGAAGCGCAATGGCATTCGTCACACCATCAAGCGAAATGGCTGGCCTTGCGTGATTGCCTCGGCGCTAACAGGAGTAACTACAAACGCGCCAGAAACTCCGACGTGGCAGCCACGCTTGGTGGGATAA
- a CDS encoding pyocin activator PrtN family protein has translation MSNAAQNPLRLHPAPESATVELLYRIFGDVLIPLEKVREQYFRNLNEQSFVTEINSGRIQLPITTLDTSRKALKYAHIRHVASLIDIRAYKADEDMQRQQDGQRHAAPTPLTAVTTSQRQSLEHTT, from the coding sequence ATGAGTAACGCTGCACAGAATCCGCTTCGCCTGCATCCGGCGCCCGAATCGGCCACCGTCGAACTGCTGTATCGCATCTTCGGTGACGTCCTGATTCCTTTGGAAAAGGTGCGAGAACAGTACTTTCGCAACCTCAACGAGCAGTCGTTCGTGACGGAGATCAACAGCGGCCGGATCCAGCTTCCGATCACCACACTGGACACCAGCCGCAAGGCGCTGAAGTACGCGCACATCCGCCACGTCGCCTCGCTGATCGACATCCGCGCCTACAAGGCCGATGAAGACATGCAGCGACAGCAGGACGGTCAACGCCATGCTGCCCCCACACCACTGACGGCTGTCACCACCAGCCAACGACAATCCCTGGAGCACACCACATGA
- a CDS encoding helix-turn-helix transcriptional regulator, translated as MNLIAEHREKAGIKQKELVVALGWTQARISNYEAGRRIAGLTECRAIVRALNKLGAPCSLDDVFPPEMEESQAA; from the coding sequence ATGAATCTGATCGCTGAACATCGAGAGAAAGCTGGGATCAAGCAAAAGGAACTCGTTGTAGCTCTTGGGTGGACTCAGGCACGTATAAGCAATTACGAAGCAGGACGTCGAATCGCAGGACTTACGGAGTGCAGAGCCATAGTCAGAGCGCTGAATAAGTTAGGAGCGCCGTGCAGTCTTGATGACGTATTTCCTCCGGAAATGGAAGAGTCCCAAGCCGCATAG